The Streptococcus sanguinis genomic sequence AAGCAGCCTGAGCTGCGGCTAGTTTAGTTTTAGCTTGTTCCAAGTTTTCTTCTGCATTTTCAAGATTTGACAATGACTCTTTAGCCATTTGCAATGCTGCTTCAGCATCTGTAACAGCTTTTTCAAGATTAGTCTTTCTTTCTTTTGCTGCATTCAAAGCTGCGTCTAGCTGAGCCAACTTATCTGATTCAGTTTTTAGAGCTTCTTGAGCTGCGGCAACTGTCGCTTGAACAGCAGTCAGAGCTGCTTGGGCCTGAGTTAATTTTTCTGCTTTAGTCTTGTCATCCAAGTTTGAGTTTTGCAGGGCTGCTTGTGCTGCTGCCAAATCCGCTTGATCAGCTGCCAAATCCGCTTGAGCTGCAGCAAGAGCTGCTTGGGCCTGAGCAGTTGCTGACTCACCTGCTTGAGCTTGTGCCTGAGCCAGTTGCTGGTTGGCTTGCTCTAGAGCTGCAGCCTTCCGATTGTAAGTAGTCTGAGCAACTCCCTTAGATGCCAGAGCCAGTTGATTAGCCTTGAAGGCAGCGTCATAGGCAGTTTGAGCCTGAGCTACTTCCTGTGGATCTACTTTTGCTGTTGCAGCTTTGCCTGTAATCGGGCTGGCATTGAAGTTCTTTTTGCTGGCATATTTGACTTGATCTTCTGACACCATGGTGAAATGGGCCATAGTGATGTCACCTTCCATTGAGAAATCGACTCCCAGATAGTTTTTCTGGCGACCAGTATTGAGACCAGAAATAGATGTAGCATGCAGCCATTCATAGCCATTAAACATGAATTCAACAACAGAATCATAGATTCGTCTCTTCATTTCAGCCACACTCATTTGGCCAGCTTTTTCTCTCCAAATATAAGCGTTTTCATAATACTGGAGACCTTTGCTCTCTTGCTCAGCACTTGTGGTCATTAAACCATATTCACGCGCTACGCGGTTAATTGCTTTAGCATCGTGATGGTATTTCTCCATCAAATCCCAGTTCCAGTTGTCTTTGCGATATTCTGTCGCCACCTTATCAGCGAAATCAATTGATGACGGTGTCACAGCCACTTCACCAGTTCCCATCTGAGCACGCAGCTGGTTGATGAGTTCTGAAGCAAACTGTGAAAGTTCCTGACGAACATTCTGTGGAATATTGTTGGTATCAATCAAAGCTTTGCTATCTGTAGGATCTGCTACATAACGATTGAGAGCCTTAGCACTGGCATTAAGTGCAGCCAGTCTATTTTGAATCTCATTAGTTTTTTGCTCTGATAAATTCGGTGCGATTAGCTCTCTCAAGGCTGCAATGTATTCCGGCGTCATTGACACACGGTTTTTATTGCTAGAAGCTTCAGTAGTAATTTTTCCAGCTTGAGCCTTTTGCAAAGCCTGTTGAGCTTGGTTCAGATCCGACTGAGTCTTCTCAGCTGCAGCAGTTTTTTCCTGCAAGTTCTTTTGAGAAGCATCACGAGCCGTCTTAGCCTGAGTCTGGTTGGTCTGAGCTTTTGCAACCTCAGCCTGCTTCTGACTGTCAGTCTGACGAGCTGTAGCTACTTTTGCTTGAGCTGTTTCAACAGCAGACTGGTCAGCTGCCACCTTGTCTTGGGCTGCTTTCACATTTTTTTCTGCT encodes the following:
- a CDS encoding SEC10/PgrA surface exclusion domain-containing protein, with product MKKTLSAFSVSAAALSLVLAEGVQADQLVDNQSYSDAPVSQSQPQAENTQKDESVSKEQVDAAQALVKEADSNVAQVKADLAQAQANTAAAQSQVEQAQAEANRAQEAADKAGPEAIETAKQEESNQKAQVDSNKSELAKADQATKTAEAERDAQAAKTKEAQEQAKTQEGRLAKAQNDVKEAQANLSGDATAKAEKNVKAAQDKVAADQSAVETAQAKVATARQTDSQKQAEVAKAQTNQTQAKTARDASQKNLQEKTAAAEKTQSDLNQAQQALQKAQAGKITTEASSNKNRVSMTPEYIAALRELIAPNLSEQKTNEIQNRLAALNASAKALNRYVADPTDSKALIDTNNIPQNVRQELSQFASELINQLRAQMGTGEVAVTPSSIDFADKVATEYRKDNWNWDLMEKYHHDAKAINRVAREYGLMTTSAEQESKGLQYYENAYIWREKAGQMSVAEMKRRIYDSVVEFMFNGYEWLHATSISGLNTGRQKNYLGVDFSMEGDITMAHFTMVSEDQVKYASKKNFNASPITGKAATAKVDPQEVAQAQTAYDAAFKANQLALASKGVAQTTYNRKAAALEQANQQLAQAQAQAGESATAQAQAALAAAQADLAADQADLAAAQAALQNSNLDDKTKAEKLTQAQAALTAVQATVAAAQEALKTESDKLAQLDAALNAAKERKTNLEKAVTDAEAALQMAKESLSNLENAEENLEQAKTKLAAAQAAYQAALTAQTDQEAKVAVLTAVQAQAKATYDLLAQTYAEQNKEEDIRYYQSVLAHTEERFARSPLAGQVGDPQHTALGTTGNAGSASSGNHKQTAASGHALPKTGENSSWLLLAGQMLLLMAMKLFYKKRSLD